In one Rhinopithecus roxellana isolate Shanxi Qingling chromosome 1, ASM756505v1, whole genome shotgun sequence genomic region, the following are encoded:
- the PSMD6 gene encoding 26S proteasome non-ATPase regulatory subunit 6 isoform X1: MPLENLEEEGLPKNPDLRIAQLRFLLSLPEHRGDAAVRDELMAAVRDNNMAPYYEALCRSLDWQIDVDLLNKMKKANEDELKRLDEELEDAEKNLGESEIRDAMMAKAEYLCRIGDKEGALTAFRKTYDKTVALGHRLDIVFYLLRIGLFYMDNDLITRNTEKAKSLIEEGGDWDRRNRLKVYQGLYCVAIRDFKQAAELFLDTVSTFTSYELMDYKTFVTYTVYVSMIALERPDLREKVIKGAEILEVLHSLPAVRQYLFSLYECRYSVFFQSLAVVEQEMKKDWLFAPHYRYYVREMRIHAYSQLLESYRSLTLGYMAEAFGVGVEFIDQELSRFIAAGRLHCKIDKVNEIVETNRPDSKNWQYQETIKKGDLLLNRVQKLSRVINM, encoded by the exons ATGCCGCTGGAGAACCTGGAGGAGGAGGGTCTGCCCAAGAATCCCGACTTACGCATCGCGCAGCTGCGCTTCCTGCTCAGCCTGCCCGAGCACCGCGGAGACGCTGCCGTGCGCGACGAGCTGATGGCGGCCGTCCGCGATAACA ACATGGCTCCTTACTATGAAGCCTTGTGCAGATCCCTCGACTGGCAGATAGACGTGGACCTACTCAATAAAATGAAGAAGGCAAATGAAGACGAGTTGAAGCGTTTGGATGAGGAGCTGGAAGATGCAGAGAAGAATCTAGGAGAGAGCGAAATTCGCGATGCAATGATGGCAAAGGCTGAGTACCTCTGCCGgataggtgacaaa GAGGGAGCTCTGACAGCCTTTCGCAAGACATATGACAAAACTGTGGCCCTGGGTCACCGATTGGATATTGTATTCTATCTCCTTAGGATTGGCTTATTTTATATGGATAATGATCTCATCACACGAAACACAGAAAAGGCCAAAAG cTTAATAGAAGAAGGAGGAGACTGGGACAGGAGAAACCGCCTAAAAGTGTATCAGGGTCTTTATTGTGTGGCTATTCGTGATTTCAAACAGGCAGCCGAACTCTTCCTTGACACTGTTTCAACATTTACATCCTATGAACTCATGGATTATAAAACATTTGTGACTTATACTGTCTATGTCAGTATGATTGCCTTAGAAAGACCAGATCTCAGGGAAAAG GTCATTAAAGGAGCAGAGATTCTTGAAGTGTTGCACAGTCTTCCAGCAGTTCGGCAGTATCTGTTTTCACTCTATGAATGCCGTTACTCTGTTTTCTTCCAATCATTAG CGGTTGTGGAACAGGAAATGAAAAAGGACTGGCTTTTTGCCCCTCATTATCGATACTATGTAAGAGAAATGAGAATTCATGCATACAGTCAGCTGCTGGAATCATACAGGTCATTAACCCTTGGCTATATGGCAGAAGCATTTGGTGTTGGTGTGGAATTCATTGATCA gGAACTGTCCAGGTTTATTGCTGCTGGGAGACTACACTGCAAAATAGATAAAGTGAATGAAATAGTAGAAACCAACAG ACCTGATAGCAAGAACTGGCAGTACCAAGAAACTATCAAGAAAGGAGATCTGCTACTAAACAGAGTTCAAAAACTTTCCAGAGTAATTAATATGTAA
- the PSMD6 gene encoding 26S proteasome non-ATPase regulatory subunit 6 isoform X3, translating into MPSYMAPYYEALCRSLDWQIDVDLLNKMKKANEDELKRLDEELEDAEKNLGESEIRDAMMAKAEYLCRIGDKEGALTAFRKTYDKTVALGHRLDIVFYLLRIGLFYMDNDLITRNTEKAKSLIEEGGDWDRRNRLKVYQGLYCVAIRDFKQAAELFLDTVSTFTSYELMDYKTFVTYTVYVSMIALERPDLREKVIKGAEILEVLHSLPAVRQYLFSLYECRYSVFFQSLAVVEQEMKKDWLFAPHYRYYVREMRIHAYSQLLESYRSLTLGYMAEAFGVGVEFIDQELSRFIAAGRLHCKIDKVNEIVETNRPDSKNWQYQETIKKGDLLLNRVQKLSRVINM; encoded by the exons ATGCCTTCCT ACATGGCTCCTTACTATGAAGCCTTGTGCAGATCCCTCGACTGGCAGATAGACGTGGACCTACTCAATAAAATGAAGAAGGCAAATGAAGACGAGTTGAAGCGTTTGGATGAGGAGCTGGAAGATGCAGAGAAGAATCTAGGAGAGAGCGAAATTCGCGATGCAATGATGGCAAAGGCTGAGTACCTCTGCCGgataggtgacaaa GAGGGAGCTCTGACAGCCTTTCGCAAGACATATGACAAAACTGTGGCCCTGGGTCACCGATTGGATATTGTATTCTATCTCCTTAGGATTGGCTTATTTTATATGGATAATGATCTCATCACACGAAACACAGAAAAGGCCAAAAG cTTAATAGAAGAAGGAGGAGACTGGGACAGGAGAAACCGCCTAAAAGTGTATCAGGGTCTTTATTGTGTGGCTATTCGTGATTTCAAACAGGCAGCCGAACTCTTCCTTGACACTGTTTCAACATTTACATCCTATGAACTCATGGATTATAAAACATTTGTGACTTATACTGTCTATGTCAGTATGATTGCCTTAGAAAGACCAGATCTCAGGGAAAAG GTCATTAAAGGAGCAGAGATTCTTGAAGTGTTGCACAGTCTTCCAGCAGTTCGGCAGTATCTGTTTTCACTCTATGAATGCCGTTACTCTGTTTTCTTCCAATCATTAG CGGTTGTGGAACAGGAAATGAAAAAGGACTGGCTTTTTGCCCCTCATTATCGATACTATGTAAGAGAAATGAGAATTCATGCATACAGTCAGCTGCTGGAATCATACAGGTCATTAACCCTTGGCTATATGGCAGAAGCATTTGGTGTTGGTGTGGAATTCATTGATCA gGAACTGTCCAGGTTTATTGCTGCTGGGAGACTACACTGCAAAATAGATAAAGTGAATGAAATAGTAGAAACCAACAG ACCTGATAGCAAGAACTGGCAGTACCAAGAAACTATCAAGAAAGGAGATCTGCTACTAAACAGAGTTCAAAAACTTTCCAGAGTAATTAATATGTAA
- the PSMD6 gene encoding 26S proteasome non-ATPase regulatory subunit 6 isoform X2 gives MAPYYEALCRSLDWQIDVDLLNKMKKANEDELKRLDEELEDAEKNLGESEIRDAMMAKAEYLCRIGDKEGALTAFRKTYDKTVALGHRLDIVFYLLRIGLFYMDNDLITRNTEKAKSLIEEGGDWDRRNRLKVYQGLYCVAIRDFKQAAELFLDTVSTFTSYELMDYKTFVTYTVYVSMIALERPDLREKVIKGAEILEVLHSLPAVRQYLFSLYECRYSVFFQSLAVVEQEMKKDWLFAPHYRYYVREMRIHAYSQLLESYRSLTLGYMAEAFGVGVEFIDQELSRFIAAGRLHCKIDKVNEIVETNRPDSKNWQYQETIKKGDLLLNRVQKLSRVINM, from the exons ATGGCTCCTTACTATGAAGCCTTGTGCAGATCCCTCGACTGGCAGATAGACGTGGACCTACTCAATAAAATGAAGAAGGCAAATGAAGACGAGTTGAAGCGTTTGGATGAGGAGCTGGAAGATGCAGAGAAGAATCTAGGAGAGAGCGAAATTCGCGATGCAATGATGGCAAAGGCTGAGTACCTCTGCCGgataggtgacaaa GAGGGAGCTCTGACAGCCTTTCGCAAGACATATGACAAAACTGTGGCCCTGGGTCACCGATTGGATATTGTATTCTATCTCCTTAGGATTGGCTTATTTTATATGGATAATGATCTCATCACACGAAACACAGAAAAGGCCAAAAG cTTAATAGAAGAAGGAGGAGACTGGGACAGGAGAAACCGCCTAAAAGTGTATCAGGGTCTTTATTGTGTGGCTATTCGTGATTTCAAACAGGCAGCCGAACTCTTCCTTGACACTGTTTCAACATTTACATCCTATGAACTCATGGATTATAAAACATTTGTGACTTATACTGTCTATGTCAGTATGATTGCCTTAGAAAGACCAGATCTCAGGGAAAAG GTCATTAAAGGAGCAGAGATTCTTGAAGTGTTGCACAGTCTTCCAGCAGTTCGGCAGTATCTGTTTTCACTCTATGAATGCCGTTACTCTGTTTTCTTCCAATCATTAG CGGTTGTGGAACAGGAAATGAAAAAGGACTGGCTTTTTGCCCCTCATTATCGATACTATGTAAGAGAAATGAGAATTCATGCATACAGTCAGCTGCTGGAATCATACAGGTCATTAACCCTTGGCTATATGGCAGAAGCATTTGGTGTTGGTGTGGAATTCATTGATCA gGAACTGTCCAGGTTTATTGCTGCTGGGAGACTACACTGCAAAATAGATAAAGTGAATGAAATAGTAGAAACCAACAG ACCTGATAGCAAGAACTGGCAGTACCAAGAAACTATCAAGAAAGGAGATCTGCTACTAAACAGAGTTCAAAAACTTTCCAGAGTAATTAATATGTAA